From the Oryctolagus cuniculus chromosome 17, mOryCun1.1, whole genome shotgun sequence genome, the window atgaaccagcagatggaaaaccatcCCCcgccccccgtaactctgcctttcaaatagatgtttaaaaaaaaaaaaaagataattccgGTATGAGCAGCAGAGGCCAGCCCGATCCCAAGCACAGCACAGTCCAGGAGAGAACAGAAGTAGCCGCCCCCTCCAGGTACCCTGGAGACCAGAACTGACAGCTCCCATTCCTACCTAACCGCCTTGGTCCAGGCTGCCTTCGTTGGCCCCTTACAAACGGCACGCAGGCCATGGTATCCAAGCAGGCTGCCGGCCGGGCGCACGGCCTCTCCAGAGCCCCTCTCTGCGCTCGGGCTCCGGGGGAGACCCATCGCTCCACCTGGCTTCAGAGGGCAGCCACGACAACCCACTTCCCAGGGTGAAGGAGGAGCCGGGAGGACGGATCGACGCGCTGGCGGCTATTTCTAGAATAACCAGGACGCCCACTTCTGAGCCCTTGCCTGAGGCTCTTGGTGGGCAGATGGCACacttgttcttttttcattttcatgtgaaaggcagagacagagagagagcaagagagggaaatGGTGGGATGATCAGTATACTGGAGCACTCCCCGCGAAGACccacgactggggctgggccaggccaaagccgtgaGCCCAGGATTtgatcggggtctcccacgtgggtggcagggacccgggtccCTGAGCCACCTCTGTCCTCCCAGGACGCACGGGcagcagccgggagctggatgggaggcagggtaggcaggacttgaaccaggcgctccagtatggaaacatgggcatcccaagcgatGACGTAACTGCTGCGCCAGACGCCTGCCCTGAgattgtatgtcttttttttttttttttttttggccacgcagagttagacagtgagagagagagagacagagagagagttatagacagtgagagacagagagaaaggtcttccttctgttggttcactacagccgcactgcgccaatccgaagccaggagccaggtgcttcctcctgatctcccatgcgggtgcagggcccaagcacttgggccatcctccactgccttcctgggccacagcagagagctggactggaagaggggcaaccgggactagaacccggggtgccggcgccacaggcggaggattagccaagtgagccacggcaccggccgattGTCATTGAACCCTTGTTGCCACCTGGCATGGCTTTCTGACATACAGAGAAGGAACCTGGTCActtcctctcatttctctccaCGACTATGCTATCCGGGTCCAGATGCCCCATGCCCCACGGCAGCTGACCTGGCCCCCCAACCCCTGGTCCCCCCGATGTGGCATGGTGCAGAAAACCAGCACCCCAGAAGTTAGCATGCACTCTGAGAAGGAGCCGTGGCCAGACCAGTCAGGGAGACGAGACAGACAAGGTGAAAACGGTTTCTGTCCCACCAGACTCTGCCGAGACCCAGAACCCCCTGGGCCTGGGGAATCTTCAGGAGCAGCCCGGGCTGTGCCGGTTTTCGCAAATGCATCTGACCTGTCTGGCCAGAGTATTTTTTGCAGAAAGAGTGAcatctcaggggctggcgctgtggtgtagcaggtaaagccaccacctgcagtgccagcatcccatatgggtgccggttcgagacccggttgctccacttctgatccagctctctgctatggactgggaaagcagtagaagatggcccaagtccttgggcccctgcacccatgtgggagacgtggaagaagctcctggctccaggtttccaatcagtgcagctctggctgttgcagccatttggagggtgaaccagtgaatggaagacctctctctccctctcctctctctgtgtaactctttcaaataaataaattaaaaaaaaaggtgcagctgggccaagatgaagcccagagtgccctctgggtctcccccgtgggtggcaggggcccaagcacttgggccaacctccactacCTTCCTCGGCACATCAGCACGGAGCTGCATTGGAATCTGGGTTCCTGGGACTGACACCAGCACCCCGACATGAGGTGCAGAGGCATAACGTGCTGTGTCTTAAGTTTTTATTGACTTGCCGGGCAGGGAAACGGAGAtttcctatttgctggtttataccccaacaacagcccaggccaggccaggccgaggCTGGTGGCCGggaggaactcagtccaggtctaccCCATGGGTGGCGGGCACCCGACGactggagccgtcactgctgcctcccagggtctgcctcagcaggaagctggggtcaggagcgcTGCCCGGCATGGAGGAtccgggatgcaggcatccctagcAGTGTCTTCTCTGCgacaccaaatgccagccccttggcAGCTTTTCGTAAGGCAAAACCAAGGTCAGGAGCAAGGGCAGGCAAGAGGAGACCCCTCCTGGACTCCCAAGTGTGTTGCTGTGGATGTGAGAGGCAGTGTAGCCTGACAACTGCGGGCAAGCACCCGCGGCTTTGGGCTCCCGCTGTCCTCCGCCGGCCACCAGCGGTCTCCACCTGGCTGACAGGTTTGGGGCAGGTGAGCCTTGTCGGTGCCCGAgggaggggagcattgtgggaaCAGGCGTGCTCAGCGAGGTTGCCCTGGTAGCCAGGGAGGGTGCGGGGTACCACCTGCTGGTGCCCAGGGCAGCCAAGGCAGGGCTGGCACGTGTGcacccggggcgggggtgggggaccctTCGGTGGGCTCGGAGCAGCGTGCTGACCCCCCCTCCGCCCCCCCCAGCTGTTCGTGGACAAGGACACGATCGTTAACGCCGTCGGGGCCTCGCACGACATTCACCTGCTGAAGATTGACAACCGAGAGGACGAGCTGGTGACCAGGATCAACTCCTGGTGCACGCAGCTGGTGGACAAGGTGAGCTCGCGCGGGGCCAGCGctggacccctcccacccccaccgcaCCCCCACCGCTGCGAGGGCTGCGGCTAACAGGGGTCTGACGGAGGGCGCTGGGGTTcggtttcactcctcagattcaCAGGGATGAGATCACGCGGAACCGCAAGCGGGTGCGGGAGATCAATCAATACATCGACCACGcgcagagagagctggagagcCTGGAGAGCCCCGACATGGACTAGCGGCTGCGGCAGCCCCAGCCGGCGGCAGCGCGCATGCGTCCCCGGCTGTCCCAGGACGGCCacggggctgggggggagggggtctcaGCCCCCTCGCACCTGTCTTTCCCCTGCTCGTGGGAAAACATCCAGAGACGGAGAGAAATAAACGGCCGAGCCGCCCTTCCCCTGTGCTTTCAAACCCGAGTCCACGTTCGTGTATGAACGGGAGGAAGAGGCTGGGGCCTGCGTCGGCTGCCCCTGGGACCCGGGCACCGCCAGTGCGGGCTGCAGGTCGGGGGGCCGAGCCCGAGGCCCGTGGGTGCTGCGGAGCCAGGCCTGCAGGAGACGCTGCAGCTGCCCCCAGTGTTGGGTGCCGGGGCCAAGCCGCCCAGCTGGGCGCTGTGGCTCCTGTTCACCCCTGCAGGAGCGGGTGCCGCCGACCATGCTGCTCTCTGAGCTGGGGTGGGCAGAGTGGCCTATTTTACAACACGGGACAGTGCCTTCCCCCCAGGGGTGTCCTGGGGTCCCGGGAGACAGCGCGTGGGAAGCAGGGATGAGCAGCTGGGAGGCCATTCAGCCGGAGGAAGCCTGGGCTCGCCCCACTGCCTGTTCCTGGGGCCACGGAGGCTTCCGGGCTCCCGTGGGGAGGCTGAGCGGACACACCCACGCCCGGCGACTGTGCCGGCCCGCTGGGCTGTTTCCAGAGCGAGGGGTCGCTCTCCAGAACAGTAAGAAGCGAGCAGCTTGGCCCGAGGGGGCGCCCTTCCACAGGCAGGGACACACGTGCAGCCTGCAGCTCCCCCGTTGCTCCACCTCGGGACCCCGAGCCGCGGCGGGAGCAGAGACCTGGGGGCACCACACACTGCCAGTGCAAAGGGCTATTTTAATAAAGTTAGGGTCGAGGGGAAGTCTCTCGCCTGGTCTCTCGGCCCCACCCCTCCGTCGCCGCTGGCCAGCCCGCGGCACCCCGAGTTGGCTGCAGTCCTGGGGTGACTCGGGGAGGATGTGCAGGctgggatggggggtgggggctgtggccgtgcagcctctgtcctgcccccccgcccccggacgCCCGGCCTCACTCCTGCAGGAGTTTGTGGTTGACCGTGGAGCTCTGGGAGCAGAGGTGGATGTAGAGGGTGCCGGCGGCCGTGCGGGcccgcagctcctgcagctcgtaGTCGTGGGCCCACTCCACGTTGCCCCACTTCTGGatctgaggaggaggagagcagccGCTGACGGGCGCCTGGCTGGGTccatcacgtgggagaccggcGTGGCTGAGGGGCGCTGGGGGAGGACCCCCCGTCACCCACTCCTGTGGATGGCTGGAGCAGGCGACCCTCCCTGTGTGGTCTAGGAACTGCGTGTAGGCCCAGGCCGGCGGTGGCTGCCCACGGCTGGGCACCCACACCACCCATGGATCTCCTGGGAGGGCACCCAGCCcgcctgcagcccctgctcccaggacCCCGGCGTGGAGTGGGCTGTGACTGAGCGCTCCTCGGACACACGACGTGGCCGTCTGAACATCTCTGACTCCAAACTGGCCTGCGGGCTCATCCCCGGCCAGGGCCCGGCTGCTGCCCCCGCTCGCCCAGGGACCTGGACTCTGCCACACCACACGAGCTGGCTCCCCCAGCCACTCCCCTCCCCATTCCTATGCGGTGGGTCCTGGCATCCAGAGTACCCAGCATGCTCCGCCAGGCGCAGGCAGTGCCTGTCCCCGAGGCTCTCCTGAGCGGCCCGGGGAGGGGTACACGGTACAGGAAGGCATTTCTCTGTCTAGTCCTCAGGGCAGCCGAGGTTGGAGGCACGGCTGCAAGACGGCAACCCCGAGCCCGCGAACGCAGCAGCCCCTGCCGGGAAGAGACTCGGGGTGGGCAGGCTTGGCCAAAgcaggggctgagtcaggcctggATGGCGTGGTGATCACCCACAGGCAGCCAGCAGCCCTCCAACCCGCTCCCACAGGTCCCAGAGGGACAGCCTTGTGACTCAGAGGCCCCCTGTGTAGAATGGGCACCCGCACAGCCCCCAGCTGGCCGGGCTGTGCACAAGAGGAGGTGGGGGCACTTCCTGTGCCTGCCAGTGCCTCTGACTGGCCTTATTCTGGTGGCTGGACTTACTCGACGGCAACACAGGCCAGGGTTAGGTGAACGTGCGGTGCCCCTCCCCACCGGGCCGCGGCCCCTCACCTGGTACTCCTCCTCCAGGCGCGACAGCAGCACGGCCTGCTCCACCGTCAGGTGCAGGTCGGTCAGGCCCAAGGTCAGCACCATGGACTTGAGCTGGGTCACCACGAACTCGATCCCTGCGGGGCCGCGAGCGGAGTCAGGCCCACGCCCTCaggcagcccctgcacccccgagcagggaaagggagggggagagtgtgCTGCACCCTTGGGGTCCGCGCCCTCTTCCCTGGCATCCTCCTCCACCCAGCCTGGCCAACTAGAGCAGCCCCGCCCCACAGCCCCGCAGCGGGTTCCCAAAGGGCTTGTAACTGCAGACATCGGCTGGAGAGCCAAGCACCGCTTTCTTGCTAGGACGGCCAGCTCCCAGACATTCCCCCCGCCCGGGCCCCACCCCTCACTCGGGGTGCCGAGTGTGTGTCACCCGCCCACAGGAAGCTGCGCACGCGTTCTCCGGGCACACCTTGGAGGGCCCACATGTTGTAGGACGCCAGGTGGTTGGCCAGCACCTCGTGAGTCCTGGCGGGGATGCTGGGTCCCATGATACTGGTGGAGGAGCCGATCTCCACGCCGTACCTGCAAGGAGAAGGCTTAAAGCCTGTCCGAGACCTGtgtggagtttctgtctcctgactctggcctggctcagccttggctgttgcaggcatttggggagtgaaccagcagtgagaCCCTTTTTATCTTGTCttgctacatttcaaataaataatttttaaaaatacatcaaattaattttttttaaatacagcatGGGAtacttgtttttcaaatattttaaaagccttttagggtggccggcaccgcggctcactaggctaatcctccacctggcggcgccggcacaccgggttctagtcccggtcggggtgccagattctgtcccggttgcccctcttccaggccagctctctgctgtggccagggagtgcagtggaggatggcccaagtgcttgggccctgcaccccatgggagaccaggagaagcacctggctcctgccttcggatcagtgcagtgcacctgccgcagcggccgttggaaggtgaaccaacggcaaaggaagacctttctctctgtctctctctctctcactatccactctgcctgtcaaaaaaaaaaaaaaaaaaaaaagccttttagggtggccagagccgtggcatagtgggtaaagctgccgcttgcagtgctggcatcccatgtgggcaccagttcgagtcccggctgctccacctctgatccagctctctgctatggcctgggaaagcagtagaagatggcccaagcgcttgggcctctgcacccacatgggagacccagaagaagctcctggctccgggcttcagatcggcacagctctagccatcatggccatttgtagagtgaaccagaagatggaagacctctctctctctctctctgcctcttaactccacctttcaaataaataaatctttaaaagaaaaaaaaaaaaagctcttcccATTAAGGAAGACGCTGGGTATCAGCAACTCCTTAAACCCTGCACGCACGGACGTGACCTGTGACGCATGAGCAGCGCCCAACCCTCTCCATGCGCGTGTGTCCTACGCGCTGTTCCACCACTCTGCCTGACACTGCAGTCGTGGCGATGAAGAGAAGAATGAAAAGTGTCCCCCAAATCTGCGCATTAAGTGTGGGCTCGGCACTGAACGCACCCACTCCTGGGGTCCTCCCCACACCACCGGCCCCACTCGCAGACGAGGGAACTGAAGCTGGACGGACTCAGCGGCCCAGAGGCACATGGCTCCCGCTCACGGTCGCGGAGCTGGCGCGCAGACCGGCAccgctgccctgccctgccccggacCTAGGCGGATCCTGCCTGGATCCTGGCGCTCCCGGAGGGCACCGGACTGGCCCTGCGCCTGCTGCGGGCTCGCTGAACGTGTCTCCCAAGGGACCGCTGTTCTGCAAGGCGCGCGGTCTCAGAACGCCCGAGGGGAGCCGGGTCCCAAGGGCGCCCTGAGCTCCGAACGCTCGGGGCGCTGGCGGTGTGGTACCAGCCATGCCTCCACGGCCTGCCCGGGCCGGCCGGTCTGTGCCACCTCTTACCTGTTCTCAGCCCACTCTATAACTGGATCCCATTCATTCTTTTGGAGCTCCACCAAGGTCTCGGGCTCTTCCACCTTGTAGCTAATTCATGGCAAAAACCACCTTCATTAATGGAAAAGTACAATTCTTTCATTCGGTGACCGCAAAGGAAACCACAAAGGGGGAGGGCACAGGCTGctctgccctggccccgcccccagccctgcaagGCTCTCCCCTAAAGTggcagtcctggggccagcggCAGCGGGAGCACCTGGGAGCCCGTGAGAAATGCATGTTCCCAGgccacacaccccaccccacccatctACAGAAACCGGACCCTCTGGGGCGAGAGCCACAGCACGCAGGCTGAGCCCCGGCCCGGTCGCTGCCGCCTTCCCAGAGACGCACACGAATGGCTCGTTGCCTTCTCAGGAGCCCACCCCCCTCTCGGTGTGGACACACGGTCCTCAAGGCCAGGCTGTGGCCCTCGTGCTGACCGAGAGACACGGAGACCCAGCTGGCTAAGGGGGAGCCGGGCTGCAGGGGTGTCCCCAGACCGCCAACCCAGGTGGGCGCCGTGGAAAGCCATGGTCTCGcacaagggagaggaggagagaggccgtGCGTGTGCAGAACAgcgggcccctccccacccaccaggGCCCCCGGGACCTGCTCACGCCAGGGCGTCACTTACCAGATGGTGTCAGTGTCCAGAAACTTGATGGCCGCTCGGATCAGCTGGTCCTTGCTCCGCTGGGTCGGGTTGTCCAAGGACGTGTTGCACAGGGTGGTCTGCGGGGAgaggtgggtgaggggagggggcggccatCAGCACCGGCTGGGCTCGGCCGAAAGCCGGGTGCAGGGCAGCAGGGCGGGGAGCCCTGGAGCGGTGGGGACTGTGCTCCCGTGTGCCGGGGCAGCTGTGGGATGCTCGCAGCAGCGCGGTGGGCCTCCCCGAGGTCTCGGGATTCATTCATTTACAGAACGAGAGAAGTGACAGcgggagagatcctccacccgCTAGTTCACCCCCAGATGAAAGactgctctctgtgtctgtccctctctctgtagctctgacttttaaaataaataaaaatttaaaaacaaacaaagtaCCTATCTAATTTAATCCCCATGACAAAGCTCTGGAGTAGGTACAATTAtcatacccatttcacagatgtaaGAGACTGAGGCCCGGGGCGGTCAGACACAGTGAATAAGACCCGTAGGCAGGAACGGGACACAGATCTGACAGAACGGCTTTTCCAGCGGGCGCCCTTAGCACACAGGCAGCGGGGACGCTGACATCCAGGCCGCATCCACACTGGTTCTGCAGATCTGCCTGGACAGTAAGAGGTTGCTCAGTGCTCTGTCTGCGGCCCTGGTCGCCCCCAGCTCATCTGCTGGCCAAGGAGCAGGCTGGCCCCTCAACAGGACGCCCTCCGGGTTGGTGGGCCAGGGTGGGAGCCATCATCCTCAGGCGGGGCGCCCCCTGCGCTGACCACGGCTCCCTGAGGTGGGCACTCTTCACCCACCTTTTAGAGGCAGGGGGCCCAGGGCCGAGAAAGcggcagccccttccccagggtCACCGTCAGGGAGCCCCTTGCCCAGGGTCACCGTCAGGCAGCTGCGGGCTGGACCTGGGGGCCTCAAGCAGCCCCCTCGGCGGGCACGGGCGGGGCTGACACTATGGGAgccttcctgcccctgctgcctttAGCCAGGATTTACTGAGTGCCAATGAGGCTTCCCGCCAGGGGCTGGCT encodes:
- the LOC108175430 gene encoding uncharacterized protein isoform X1; this encodes MWRSCLRLRDRGRRLLTRPVGPGPALGSPARAYAPPTERKRFYQNVSISQGEGGFEINLDHRKLKTPQAKFFTVPSEALAIAVATEWESQQDTIKSYTMHLTTLCNTSLDNPTQRSKDQLIRAAIKFLDTDTICYKVEEPETLVELQKNEWDPVIEWAENRYGVEIGSSTSIMGPSIPARTHEVLANHLASYNMWALQGIEFVVTQLKSMVLTLGLTDLHLTVEQAVLLSRLEEEYQRPSATPVSHVMDPARRPSAAALLLLRSRSGATWSGPTTTSCRSCGPARPPAPSTSTSAPRAPRSTTNSCRSEAGRPGAGGQDRGCTATAPTPHPSLHILPESPQDCSQLGVPRAGQRRRRGGAERPGERLPLDPNFIKIALCTGSVWCPQVSAPAAARGPEVEQRGSCRLHVCPCLWKGAPSGQAARFLLFWRATPRSGNSPAGRHSRRAWVCPLSLPTGARKPPWPQEQAVGRAQASSG
- the LOC108175430 gene encoding uncharacterized protein isoform X2 yields the protein MRPGCQRPRCLCAKGARWKSRSVRSVSRSCLRVLFTVSDRPGPQSLTSVKWTTLCNTSLDNPTQRSKDQLIRAAIKFLDTDTICYKVEEPETLVELQKNEWDPVIEWAENRYGVEIGSSTSIMGPSIPARTHEVLANHLASYNMWALQGIEFVVTQLKSMVLTLGLTDLHLTVEQAVLLSRLEEEYQRPSATPVSHVMDPARRPSAAALLLLRSRSGATWSGPTTTSCRSCGPARPPAPSTSTSAPRAPRSTTNSCRSEAGRPGAGGQDRGCTATAPTPHPSLHILPESPQDCSQLGVPRAGQRRRRGGAERPGERLPLDPNFIKIALCTGSVWCPQVSAPAAARGPEVEQRGSCRLHVCPCLWKGAPSGQAARFLLFWRATPRSGNSPAGRHSRRAWVCPLSLPTGARKPPWPQEQAVGRAQASSG
- the LOC108175430 gene encoding uncharacterized protein isoform X4, with amino-acid sequence MGPSIPARTHEVLANHLASYNMWALQGIEFVVTQLKSMVLTLGLTDLHLTVEQAVLLSRLEEEYQRPSATPVSHVMDPARRPSAAALLLLRSRSGATWSGPTTTSCRSCGPARPPAPSTSTSAPRAPRSTTNSCRSEAGRPGAGGQDRGCTATAPTPHPSLHILPESPQDCSQLGVPRAGQRRRRGGAERPGERLPLDPNFIKIALCTGSVWCPQVSAPAAARGPEVEQRGSCRLHVCPCLWKGAPSGQAARFLLFWRATPRSGNSPAGRHSRRAWVCPLSLPTGARKPPWPQEQAVGRAQASSG
- the LOC108175430 gene encoding ATP synthase mitochondrial F1 complex assembly factor 2 isoform X3, whose translation is MWRSCLRLRDRGRRLLTRPVGPGPALGSPARAYAPPTERKRFYQNVSISQGEGGFEINLDHRKLKTPQAKFFTVPSEALAIAVATEWESQQDTIKSYTMHLTTLCNTSLDNPTQRSKDQLIRAAIKFLDTDTICYKVEEPETLVELQKNEWDPVIEWAENRDRVRGDPAQVHGADLGPDRPAPDGGAGRAAVAPGGGVPDPEVGQRGVGPRLRAAGAAGPHGRRHPLHPPLLPELHGQPQTPAGVRPGVRGRGGRTEAARPQPPPPIPACTSSPSHPRTAANSGCRGLASGDGGVGPRDQARDFPSTLTLLK
- the LOC108175430 gene encoding ATP synthase mitochondrial F1 complex assembly factor 2 isoform X6, giving the protein MWRSCLRLRDRGRRLLTRPVGPGPALGSPARAYAPPTERKRFYQNVSISQGEGGFEINLDHRKLKTPQAKFFTVPSEALAIAVATEWESQQDTIKSYTMHLTTLCNTSLDNPTQRSKDQLIRAAIKFLDTDTICYKVEEPETLVELQKNEWDPVIEWAENRDRVRGDPAQVHGADLGPDRPAPDGGAGRAAVAPGGGVPAPLSHAGLPRDGPSQAPVSGCSPPPQIQKWGNVEWAHDYELQELRARTAAGTLYIHLCSQSSTVNHKLLQE
- the LOC108175430 gene encoding ATP synthase mitochondrial F1 complex assembly factor 2 isoform X5 — its product is MWRSCLRLRDRGRRLLTRPVGPGPALGSPARAYAPPTERKRFYQNVSISQGEGGFEINLDHRKLKTPQAKFFTVPSEALAIAVATEWESQQDTIKSYTMHLTTLCNTSLDNPTQRSKDQLIRAAIKFLDTDTICYKVEEPETLVELQKNEWDPVIEWAENRYGVEIGSSTSIMGPSIPARTHEVLANHLASYNMWALQGIEFVVTQLKSMVLTLGLTDLHLTVEQAVLLSRLEEEYQIQKWGNVEWAHDYELQELRARTAAGTLYIHLCSQSSTVNHKLLQE
- the LOC108175430 gene encoding ATP synthase mitochondrial F1 complex assembly factor 2 isoform X7, encoding MRPGCQRPRCLCAKGARWKSRSVRSVSRSCLRVLFTVSDRPGPQSLTSVKWTTLCNTSLDNPTQRSKDQLIRAAIKFLDTDTICYKVEEPETLVELQKNEWDPVIEWAENRYGVEIGSSTSIMGPSIPARTHEVLANHLASYNMWALQGIEFVVTQLKSMVLTLGLTDLHLTVEQAVLLSRLEEEYQIQKWGNVEWAHDYELQELRARTAAGTLYIHLCSQSSTVNHKLLQE